Proteins from one Legionella taurinensis genomic window:
- the dsbD gene encoding protein-disulfide reductase DsbD: MNLWKGFRFLALLMFVSKSAWSFSGELGSANPAMIMHFIEHHNALIYLSAFFGLGLLLSFTPCVLPMIPILSGILVGRDSLSTPQAFKLSLSYVIGMAATYAAAGVMAGYLGSTLQTAMQQPAVILSFSALFVMMGLSMSGLFELRLPQALQHRFKQRGKPGYAGAMLMGIASTLVVSPCVTAPLIGVLTYISQKGEPAQGGLILLVMAAGMGMPLLLVGSGYGSLLPKTGGWMLKIKKCFALVLFAMAIWMASRILPAPIITLLWASLFVFGSIFLGSLQSTTHKGAVWFKGMGVASIMAGGMLAHAALLPLIAPAALQKQHAVKQTVFVAADSMAAIEKRLNDARRQHKPALLVFTASWCSACQALESRVLNQPQLRSSLDGLLRLKIDISQSNPTTDEIKQAFAIYGTPTLLFIDREGQVVDDLSAVGFINQQALSDRIHRLKQG, encoded by the coding sequence ATGAATTTATGGAAAGGTTTTCGCTTTTTGGCGCTGCTGATGTTTGTTTCAAAAAGCGCCTGGTCATTCAGCGGTGAATTGGGGAGCGCCAACCCGGCGATGATTATGCATTTTATTGAACATCACAATGCACTCATTTATCTCTCCGCGTTTTTTGGCCTCGGCCTCTTGCTGTCGTTTACTCCCTGTGTTTTACCGATGATTCCCATCCTCTCAGGCATTCTTGTCGGCCGGGATTCATTATCCACCCCGCAGGCTTTCAAATTATCCTTAAGCTATGTCATCGGCATGGCCGCAACCTATGCCGCAGCCGGGGTCATGGCGGGTTACCTGGGCAGCACCCTGCAGACAGCCATGCAGCAACCGGCCGTCATTCTAAGCTTCAGTGCCTTGTTTGTGATGATGGGACTCTCCATGTCAGGTCTGTTTGAACTGCGGTTGCCGCAAGCGCTGCAACATCGATTCAAGCAACGCGGCAAACCCGGCTATGCCGGGGCTATGCTGATGGGTATTGCCTCAACCCTGGTGGTCTCTCCCTGCGTTACCGCCCCCTTGATCGGCGTACTGACCTATATCAGTCAGAAAGGGGAACCCGCACAGGGCGGCCTGATTTTACTGGTCATGGCCGCGGGAATGGGCATGCCCCTGCTGCTGGTGGGCTCGGGTTATGGTTCCCTGTTGCCGAAAACAGGCGGCTGGATGCTCAAAATCAAGAAATGCTTTGCCCTGGTCCTGTTTGCCATGGCCATCTGGATGGCATCACGCATCCTGCCTGCCCCAATCATTACGCTTTTATGGGCGTCACTGTTCGTATTTGGCAGCATCTTCCTTGGCAGTCTGCAAAGCACCACTCATAAAGGTGCTGTGTGGTTTAAAGGCATGGGCGTTGCCAGCATCATGGCCGGCGGGATGCTCGCTCACGCCGCGCTATTGCCTTTGATAGCGCCTGCAGCACTTCAAAAACAACACGCGGTAAAACAAACGGTTTTTGTGGCGGCAGATTCCATGGCAGCCATTGAAAAGCGGCTTAACGATGCCCGCCGCCAACATAAACCCGCCTTGCTGGTCTTTACTGCGTCCTGGTGCAGCGCCTGCCAGGCCCTTGAATCCAGGGTCTTGAATCAACCGCAATTGCGCTCGTCGTTAGACGGCCTGCTGCGTTTAAAAATTGATATCAGCCAGAGCAATCCGACCACGGACGAAATTAAACAGGCCTTTGCCATTTACGGCACGCCCACCCTGTTGTTCATTGATCGCGAGGGACAGGTGGTGGATGATTTAAGTGCCGTGGGCTTTATTAACCAACAGGCCTTGTCAGACCGTATCCATCGGCTTAAACAAGGCTGA
- a CDS encoding TIGR02444 family protein yields MTTPLDNPFWQFSNHLYRNPQVKTICLTLQNQWQYNVNLVLFCAWSGQTQRLIRLNDMQNAVALVAETQSRLTEPLRCVRHYLASLPADVGIKADYGQILQLELVSESLQQDALYRAFKDKPQADSIDVKQQKLLYLHWLTEVMNQSLTEALQRLFLDLISF; encoded by the coding sequence ATGACGACCCCTCTTGATAACCCCTTCTGGCAATTCTCCAATCACCTGTATCGCAATCCTCAGGTCAAAACGATTTGCCTCACCCTGCAAAATCAGTGGCAATACAACGTCAACCTGGTGTTATTCTGTGCCTGGTCAGGTCAAACCCAACGGCTTATCCGCCTGAATGACATGCAAAATGCCGTGGCGTTGGTGGCTGAAACGCAGTCGCGCCTGACCGAACCGTTACGTTGCGTTCGCCACTACTTAGCCTCCCTGCCGGCAGACGTCGGGATAAAGGCCGACTATGGACAGATTCTTCAGCTTGAATTAGTGTCTGAGTCGCTGCAGCAGGACGCGCTGTACCGGGCCTTTAAGGACAAGCCGCAAGCCGATTCCATCGATGTCAAACAACAGAAACTGCTTTATTTACATTGGCTGACCGAGGTCATGAATCAATCGCTTACAGAGGCTCTCCAGCGCCTTTTTCTTGATTTAATTTCTTTTTAA
- a CDS encoding transporter substrate-binding domain-containing protein: MMTKWTRLMLSVLLFITLPAEAKVKIGTPIFDPPFVMNDSHFVNTGFDVDLMQRICSRLKWQCEFVTMPKQRLLEALGSGEIDYAMGSLAITPERETHFLFTIPYFLSSGGFIVMANSPLTSIEPLAGRRIGVMEGTVYADYLLHHPELKVDLQVYSNIGGLVEAMKTEKIEAAFINYYSVLYLEHQYPGIVKALKGSIKVGYGMGIATRRGNEKDIEKINALITEFENDGTFVMLYNYYFTFFAKDAMK, from the coding sequence ATGATGACGAAGTGGACGCGTTTGATGTTGTCAGTTCTTCTTTTTATCACCCTGCCTGCGGAAGCCAAAGTAAAAATAGGCACACCCATTTTCGATCCCCCTTTTGTGATGAACGACAGCCATTTTGTCAATACCGGTTTTGATGTGGATTTGATGCAGCGCATCTGCAGCCGTTTGAAATGGCAATGCGAATTCGTCACCATGCCCAAGCAGCGTTTGCTTGAGGCATTAGGCAGCGGTGAAATTGATTATGCCATGGGATCGCTTGCGATTACTCCGGAACGGGAAACCCACTTTTTATTCACCATCCCTTATTTTCTGTCCTCAGGCGGGTTCATCGTGATGGCGAACAGCCCGCTGACATCCATTGAGCCTCTGGCCGGACGGCGCATCGGCGTGATGGAGGGGACCGTGTACGCCGATTACCTGCTCCACCATCCTGAACTCAAGGTCGATTTGCAGGTGTATTCCAACATCGGCGGGCTGGTTGAAGCCATGAAAACCGAGAAAATCGAGGCGGCCTTTATCAATTATTACTCTGTACTCTACCTGGAGCATCAATACCCGGGCATTGTGAAAGCGTTAAAGGGGAGCATTAAAGTAGGGTATGGCATGGGCATTGCCACCCGGCGCGGCAACGAAAAGGACATCGAGAAAATCAATGCCCTTATTACGGAATTTGAAAATGATGGCACCTTCGTTATGCTGTACAATTACTATTTTACCTTCTTCGCTAAAGACGCGATGAAGTAA
- a CDS encoding SDR family NAD(P)-dependent oxidoreductase, producing the protein MTKNTWMILGATSIIANEFAHLAAAAGHPLLLVGRDTLQLDVIADDISLRHRVACDVLTADLSEDIRELLKKIQTMEQGLSLFIAHSATVENNHLNPAAISKLVKTNILSTVQVIHTYLNKQQSEHQLLFLSSVAACRGRARNSLYGASKAAIEVYLQGLQQQAGPSTTITVARLGFIDTVQTYGMPGVFYASPPKACAKACWDNLHRKKRRFYHPGFWRLIMAVIKHLPFFIYRRMGNI; encoded by the coding sequence ATGACTAAAAATACCTGGATGATCCTCGGCGCCACGTCCATCATTGCCAATGAATTTGCACACCTCGCGGCAGCAGCGGGCCATCCACTCCTGTTGGTTGGCCGTGATACGCTGCAGCTCGATGTCATTGCCGATGACATCAGCTTGCGCCATCGGGTGGCCTGCGACGTTCTGACAGCCGATTTAAGTGAAGACATCCGGGAGCTGCTTAAGAAAATTCAAACCATGGAGCAGGGGCTGTCGTTGTTCATCGCTCACAGTGCCACTGTTGAAAATAATCACTTAAACCCGGCGGCGATAAGCAAACTGGTGAAAACTAATATTTTAAGTACTGTGCAGGTGATTCACACTTACCTGAATAAACAACAAAGTGAGCATCAACTGCTTTTTTTAAGCTCAGTCGCTGCCTGCCGCGGCCGCGCCCGAAACAGTTTATACGGCGCCAGTAAAGCCGCCATAGAGGTCTATCTGCAGGGATTACAGCAGCAGGCCGGGCCTTCGACAACCATCACCGTGGCGCGCCTCGGTTTCATCGATACCGTACAAACCTATGGCATGCCGGGTGTCTTTTACGCCTCACCGCCTAAAGCCTGCGCTAAAGCTTGCTGGGATAATCTCCACCGCAAAAAACGCCGGTTTTACCATCCCGGTTTCTGGCGACTCATCATGGCTGTGATAAAGCATCTGCCTTTTTTCATTTACCGGCGCATGGGGAACATTTAA
- a CDS encoding FAD-binding oxidoreductase translates to MRSQTKTLTHFSGAVLSQSTCFRPDNEWQLPPLFESSLTNVLARGHGLSYSDCCFNTQGNVIDCTRLNHLLSFDESNGLLYCQGGVTFADLFEVHPDFIPPVVPGTVHASLAGGIANDVHGKNNASAGSLGQHIQWIELQQGSRLLRVSPEKYPDLFTATLAGLGLTGIIRRVALTLKRAPRCVEVHTEKFTAFDKLLTAMKDTSRQCDYLVAWLDLLNSPQALMSTAVHCHGTAPPPPRSFTLPRLPFRLIHRYSMQYVNHYYFKRADTGMRHLDFIEFNNPLDKIRHWNRLYGRQGLVQFQAVFAEDQAETTLAQLLRVIAETQATPTLAVLKYFIQPGAGLLSFVRPGFTLAVDFIHDKNARAAIEAMNQFITDIGGRVYLAKDLFLTRDQFMVQYPEHEPFKALLQHYPAGMQSDLGRRLGITHD, encoded by the coding sequence ATGCGCAGCCAGACTAAAACCCTTACTCATTTCAGCGGCGCTGTTTTAAGCCAGTCAACCTGCTTTCGTCCTGACAATGAATGGCAACTGCCCCCTTTGTTTGAATCCTCACTGACCAATGTGCTGGCCCGTGGCCATGGATTGAGCTACAGCGATTGTTGCTTTAACACGCAGGGAAACGTCATTGATTGCACACGGCTCAATCATTTATTGAGCTTTGATGAAAGCAATGGGTTACTGTACTGCCAGGGCGGCGTCACCTTTGCTGATTTATTTGAGGTCCATCCGGATTTTATTCCACCGGTAGTGCCCGGTACTGTCCATGCCAGCCTTGCGGGCGGCATTGCCAATGATGTCCATGGTAAAAACAACGCGTCCGCCGGAAGTCTTGGACAGCACATTCAGTGGATAGAATTACAACAGGGATCCCGACTCCTGCGGGTAAGTCCCGAAAAATACCCTGATCTTTTTACTGCGACACTGGCGGGACTTGGATTAACCGGGATTATCCGGCGGGTTGCCTTAACGCTGAAACGAGCTCCCCGCTGCGTGGAAGTGCATACGGAAAAATTTACCGCATTCGATAAACTGCTCACCGCCATGAAAGACACCAGCAGGCAATGCGATTACCTCGTAGCCTGGCTCGATTTGTTGAATTCGCCGCAGGCGCTGATGTCCACTGCGGTTCATTGCCACGGCACAGCGCCGCCACCGCCACGATCATTCACACTGCCCAGGCTACCGTTTCGTCTGATTCATCGCTACAGCATGCAATACGTTAATCACTATTACTTCAAACGCGCCGACACCGGCATGCGGCATCTGGATTTTATTGAATTTAACAATCCCCTCGATAAAATCAGGCATTGGAACCGGCTTTACGGTCGACAGGGCCTCGTGCAGTTTCAGGCAGTCTTTGCCGAAGACCAGGCCGAAACCACCTTAGCCCAATTGCTAAGGGTGATCGCTGAGACGCAGGCAACACCCACGCTCGCTGTGTTAAAGTATTTTATCCAGCCCGGAGCCGGCTTATTGAGTTTTGTTCGTCCCGGTTTTACCCTGGCCGTTGATTTTATCCACGACAAGAACGCCCGGGCAGCCATTGAAGCCATGAATCAATTCATCACTGACATTGGCGGACGCGTTTATCTGGCAAAAGATTTGTTTCTGACCCGCGATCAATTCATGGTTCAATACCCTGAACACGAACCATTTAAAGCCTTACTGCAACACTACCCAGCCGGCATGCAATCCGATCTGGGACGTCGCCTGGGGATTACCCATGACTAA
- the fliM gene encoding flagellar motor switch protein FliM: MAEKDVLSQEEIDALLSSVDEEEGAAPAAEVNEESHQDTAAEPEKSASDQAAEPVKEAPRAKPEHSPKTAGLEEKIQVLNFASQERIVRGELPVLDKIHDRAARFFGNDIYQLMAKELEIKQEPLSVAKHRDFLDSLPNPTLMTLYRFKPLRGKAIVLFDNTFVYDLVDYYFGGNSQFLAQTDKTDFTAAELRVMEIVINKLVHNIEHAWAPIIKLEAIRVNDETNPQLVHIGEPEDLLLISRFLIDFGREKGSFSFVMPFSMVEPIKQQLELGAARPDDEIDPNWIMSLKEELMDVELLVTSAMAQTTSTLGKVMEWQVGDFLPLEMHEIVTLDIEGTPSFTATLGSANDKRALKIIKKISY; the protein is encoded by the coding sequence ATGGCTGAAAAAGATGTGTTATCACAGGAAGAAATTGATGCGCTCTTAAGCTCCGTTGACGAGGAGGAAGGGGCAGCTCCTGCGGCAGAGGTTAACGAGGAGAGTCATCAGGACACTGCAGCCGAGCCTGAAAAATCTGCCAGCGACCAAGCCGCTGAGCCTGTGAAAGAGGCCCCCCGCGCCAAACCGGAACATTCCCCGAAAACTGCAGGACTTGAAGAGAAAATCCAGGTCTTGAATTTCGCCAGCCAGGAGCGGATTGTTCGCGGCGAATTGCCGGTGCTTGATAAAATTCACGATCGGGCCGCCCGTTTTTTTGGCAATGATATCTATCAGCTGATGGCCAAAGAGCTGGAAATCAAACAGGAACCGTTAAGTGTCGCTAAACACCGTGATTTTTTAGACAGCCTGCCAAACCCGACCTTAATGACCCTCTACCGTTTTAAACCCTTACGCGGCAAAGCCATTGTCCTGTTTGACAACACGTTTGTGTATGATTTGGTCGATTATTATTTTGGCGGCAATTCGCAATTCCTGGCGCAGACGGACAAAACCGATTTTACCGCGGCGGAATTACGGGTGATGGAAATTGTAATAAACAAACTGGTGCATAACATTGAACACGCCTGGGCGCCCATCATCAAACTGGAAGCCATCCGTGTTAATGACGAGACAAACCCCCAGCTTGTGCACATTGGCGAACCCGAGGACTTGCTGTTAATCAGCCGTTTTCTCATCGATTTTGGCCGTGAGAAGGGCAGTTTTTCGTTTGTCATGCCGTTCTCGATGGTGGAGCCCATTAAACAGCAGCTTGAACTTGGCGCAGCAAGGCCGGATGATGAAATCGATCCCAACTGGATTATGTCGCTTAAAGAGGAATTGATGGATGTGGAGTTATTGGTCACTAGCGCCATGGCGCAAACGACCAGTACGCTTGGCAAGGTGATGGAGTGGCAGGTTGGCGATTTCCTTCCGCTTGAAATGCATGAAATCGTTACGCTGGATATTGAGGGAACTCCCAGTTTTACTGCAACCCTGGGCAGTGCCAATGATAAGCGGGCGTTAAAAATCATTAAAAAAATCAGTTATTAG
- the fliN gene encoding flagellar motor switch protein FliN, which produces MSEQKDAIAAGTVTGNGGAVDASGEKMELILDIPVTVTVEIGRTRMTIRNLLQLNQGGIVALDRLAGEPLDVLVNGTLVAHGEVVVVNDKFGVRLTDIVSKAERIKRLK; this is translated from the coding sequence ATGAGTGAGCAGAAGGACGCGATAGCTGCAGGTACGGTAACAGGAAATGGCGGCGCGGTGGATGCCAGCGGCGAAAAAATGGAGCTGATTCTGGATATCCCAGTCACGGTGACCGTGGAAATTGGCCGTACCCGAATGACCATACGCAATCTTTTGCAACTGAATCAGGGCGGCATCGTGGCCTTAGACAGGCTGGCTGGGGAGCCTCTCGATGTATTAGTAAACGGCACACTCGTGGCTCATGGCGAGGTGGTGGTCGTCAATGACAAATTTGGTGTGCGTTTAACCGACATCGTCAGCAAAGCCGAACGGATCAAGCGCCTGAAATGA
- the fliO gene encoding flagellar biosynthetic protein FliO yields the protein MKTSHWVWGSLFLPLNAIASETELAKGNSALGAHDMLRLTLGLLIVVLLIVFLAWVLRRLNQAGIGVSGAFRIIAGTSLGPREKIMLVKAGERYLLLGVANGSINTLHDFGEELPPGFQTEAKSSFPELLKHVMRKS from the coding sequence ATGAAAACATCACACTGGGTTTGGGGAAGTCTCTTTCTCCCATTAAACGCCATCGCTTCCGAGACGGAACTGGCGAAGGGCAACTCGGCCTTAGGCGCTCATGACATGCTGCGCCTGACTTTGGGTCTTTTGATTGTCGTGCTGCTTATCGTCTTTTTGGCCTGGGTTTTGAGGCGTTTAAATCAAGCAGGCATAGGCGTCAGCGGGGCGTTTCGCATCATTGCCGGAACAAGCCTCGGGCCACGGGAAAAAATCATGCTGGTTAAAGCGGGGGAGCGTTATTTGCTGCTGGGTGTGGCCAATGGCAGTATCAACACACTCCATGATTTCGGCGAGGAACTGCCGCCAGGCTTTCAGACAGAGGCGAAAAGTTCGTTTCCTGAATTGCTTAAACACGTCATGAGGAAGTCCTGA
- the fliP gene encoding flagellar type III secretion system pore protein FliP (The bacterial flagellar biogenesis protein FliP forms a type III secretion system (T3SS)-type pore required for flagellar assembly.) yields the protein MKHSRTRLFLVMALLFPVLAHAASLSLPGVTVTPGTGGAQTYSVNLQILIFMTLLSVLPGLLMAMTAFTRIIIVLSILRQAIGMAQTPTNQILIGIALFLTFFVMAPVFNQINEQAVQPYLADKIEFTQALGLAQGPLRHFMLNQTRKNDLALFEKFSNKTYATLAEVPMSVLIPAFVTSELKTAFQIGFLLFLPFLIIDIVVASVLMAMGMMMLSPLIISLPFKIMLFVMVDGWTLVLGSLASSFAMS from the coding sequence ATGAAGCACAGCAGGACTAGACTTTTTCTCGTGATGGCGCTTTTATTTCCGGTGCTTGCTCATGCCGCTTCCCTGAGCCTGCCCGGCGTCACCGTGACCCCCGGCACCGGCGGTGCCCAAACCTACAGCGTTAATCTGCAAATCCTCATCTTCATGACCCTGCTTAGCGTTTTGCCGGGGTTATTGATGGCCATGACGGCGTTTACCCGCATCATCATTGTGCTTTCCATTTTAAGGCAGGCCATCGGGATGGCGCAAACACCGACCAATCAGATATTGATAGGCATTGCCCTGTTCCTGACCTTTTTCGTGATGGCCCCGGTATTCAATCAAATCAATGAGCAGGCGGTGCAGCCTTACCTTGCCGATAAAATCGAATTCACGCAGGCCTTAGGGCTGGCCCAGGGGCCGCTTCGCCATTTTATGCTCAATCAAACCCGCAAAAACGATCTGGCGCTGTTTGAGAAATTCAGTAATAAAACCTATGCAACCTTGGCTGAGGTACCCATGAGCGTACTGATCCCAGCCTTTGTGACCAGCGAATTGAAAACGGCTTTTCAGATTGGGTTTTTGCTGTTTTTGCCCTTTTTAATCATCGATATTGTGGTGGCGAGTGTGCTGATGGCCATGGGTATGATGATGTTGTCGCCGTTAATCATTTCCCTGCCGTTTAAAATCATGCTGTTTGTGATGGTGGATGGGTGGACACTGGTACTGGGCTCTTTAGCGTCCAGTTTTGCCATGAGCTAG
- the fliQ gene encoding flagellar biosynthesis protein FliQ → MTPDGIVSIFSESVYVMIIILAVLIVPGLVVGLVVAMFQAATQINEMSLSFIPKLFVTFLVLAFAGPWLLKTMIHYTETLFMNIPYLID, encoded by the coding sequence ATGACACCGGATGGCATTGTTTCAATTTTCAGCGAAAGCGTCTATGTGATGATCATCATCCTGGCTGTGCTCATTGTGCCGGGGTTGGTGGTGGGCCTTGTCGTGGCCATGTTTCAGGCGGCCACGCAAATCAACGAAATGAGTTTAAGTTTTATTCCCAAATTGTTTGTGACGTTCCTTGTGCTGGCGTTTGCGGGGCCGTGGTTATTAAAAACCATGATCCATTATACGGAAACACTGTTTATGAATATTCCTTACCTGATTGATTAA
- the fliR gene encoding flagellar biosynthetic protein FliR produces the protein MDIDYETMIIQISQVVWPMPRISGLFLTMPVISSVLIPVRVRVIIAMAFSFLLSSFVPTSLTLEHFNGYYLIYLAFELLLGLMMGFVLQMVFQVFVIGGQIIAMQAGLGFATMIDPASKASVPLISQFYLLMVSLMFLALNGHLAVFELFFNSFTLLPIGSVPVELSDIGRVLIFSGWMMKESVLVALPAILALLVISLAFGVMTRVAPQLNIFSIGFPITLFMGIVILRVSLPGVAAQIADSLEQGMLLIKGLLY, from the coding sequence ATGGACATTGACTATGAGACAATGATTATTCAAATCAGCCAGGTGGTCTGGCCGATGCCGCGTATCAGCGGCCTGTTTTTGACCATGCCGGTGATTTCATCCGTCCTAATTCCTGTCCGGGTGCGGGTGATCATTGCCATGGCGTTTTCCTTTCTGCTGTCCTCATTTGTTCCCACGAGTTTGACCCTTGAGCATTTCAATGGCTATTACCTGATTTATCTGGCCTTCGAACTGCTGCTGGGGCTGATGATGGGCTTTGTTCTGCAGATGGTGTTTCAGGTGTTTGTTATTGGCGGACAGATCATCGCCATGCAGGCCGGGTTGGGTTTTGCCACCATGATTGATCCCGCCAGTAAGGCCAGCGTGCCTTTAATCAGTCAGTTCTATTTGCTGATGGTCAGCTTGATGTTTCTGGCCCTGAATGGTCATTTGGCTGTTTTTGAGTTGTTTTTTAACAGTTTCACCCTGTTGCCGATTGGAAGTGTGCCGGTGGAATTGTCGGATATTGGCCGTGTGCTGATTTTTTCGGGCTGGATGATGAAAGAATCTGTTCTGGTGGCCTTACCGGCAATTCTCGCTTTGCTGGTTATCAGTCTTGCCTTTGGCGTAATGACACGGGTGGCGCCGCAGCTTAATATTTTTTCCATCGGATTTCCGATCACATTGTTTATGGGGATTGTGATTTTGCGGGTCAGTTTGCCCGGGGTCGCGGCGCAGATTGCCGACAGCCTTGAGCAGGGAATGTTACTCATTAAAGGATTATTGTACTGA
- the flhB gene encoding flagellar biosynthesis protein FlhB produces MADDEQSQEKTEQPSPKRLKEAREKGQIARSKDFNATIILLFSGAGFLVFGNFLSTHFLTMMHHAFEFDSRILLTSMDMMYNLYFIIQTGAMAVFPVLMVILVLSIAAPLLMGGWVFSLQSVQPQFSRLSPLKGIKRMLSVKGLVEMLKAMAKFFLISIVSILVLKWKIPALLALANYPLTSALSEGLWIVGILFLIISASLILIAAVDVPFQWYEHNKQLKMTKQELKDEYKETEGKPEVKAQIRRTQQEIARRRMMSEVPKAAVVLTNPTHYAVAISYRQDGTRAPIVVAKGKDLVALQINRVAKANDVPILSLPPLARAIFFSTDLNAEIPRGLYVAVAQVLAYIFQLEDKSRYETTPGFLNDLPIPDELKRDVEDEA; encoded by the coding sequence ATGGCAGACGACGAACAGTCCCAGGAGAAGACCGAACAGCCCTCGCCTAAACGGTTAAAAGAAGCGAGGGAAAAAGGTCAGATTGCGCGTTCGAAAGATTTTAACGCCACCATCATCCTGTTGTTTAGCGGCGCGGGATTTCTGGTTTTTGGCAATTTTTTATCCACGCATTTTCTCACCATGATGCATCATGCCTTTGAATTCGACAGCCGTATTCTTTTAACCAGCATGGACATGATGTACAACCTTTATTTTATCATCCAGACCGGGGCAATGGCGGTATTCCCTGTGTTGATGGTCATTCTTGTGCTTTCCATTGCCGCCCCGCTGCTCATGGGGGGCTGGGTGTTCAGCCTGCAATCGGTGCAGCCGCAGTTTTCGCGCTTAAGTCCCTTGAAGGGCATCAAGCGCATGCTGTCGGTCAAAGGCCTCGTGGAAATGCTCAAAGCCATGGCTAAATTTTTCCTCATCTCCATTGTGTCGATTCTGGTGCTGAAATGGAAAATTCCCGCGTTGCTGGCGCTCGCGAATTACCCTTTGACCAGCGCCTTGAGCGAAGGGTTATGGATAGTGGGCATTCTTTTTCTGATTATCAGTGCGAGTTTGATTCTTATCGCTGCGGTGGATGTGCCATTTCAATGGTATGAACACAACAAGCAATTGAAAATGACGAAGCAGGAATTAAAAGACGAATACAAGGAAACGGAAGGAAAGCCAGAGGTTAAGGCTCAGATCCGCCGCACCCAACAGGAAATAGCAAGGCGCCGCATGATGAGTGAAGTGCCCAAAGCGGCGGTGGTGTTAACCAACCCTACCCACTACGCCGTTGCCATCAGCTACCGGCAGGATGGCACACGCGCACCCATTGTCGTGGCCAAGGGCAAGGATTTGGTGGCGCTGCAGATTAACCGGGTGGCTAAGGCCAACGACGTGCCCATACTTTCCCTGCCGCCTTTAGCCCGGGCCATTTTCTTTTCAACGGATTTGAATGCCGAAATCCCGCGGGGGTTGTATGTGGCCGTGGCCCAGGTTCTGGCATATATCTTTCAACTGGAGGATAAAAGCCGTTATGAAACGACACCGGGCTTTTTAAATGATTTACCCATTCCGGATGAGTTGAAACGCGATGTGGAGGATGAAGCATGA